A single window of Salvia splendens isolate huo1 chromosome 6, SspV2, whole genome shotgun sequence DNA harbors:
- the LOC121806380 gene encoding probable inactive poly [ADP-ribose] polymerase SRO5, which translates to MCSEKNDDNLATGSNHVSAEKKGKKLTLFEDLLQDSDTVNSNSDLYNGDSCPSDCESGGENEVRNSVGNGGGEEEIYGIITKNFVSSLSRSGFDAEIEGIHRIDFSSFTSRAKLQSFCIYSKAVGMKCNGDPNVKYAWFGGSKSEISAILSHGFCLPTANGSHGYGVHVSPVNQPVESLALATADEDGLMHMLLCRVIMGKMEAVLGGSDQYNPSSEEFDSGVDDLASPRKYIVWSSRMNTHILPEYVLTFKASPNHREKQRHLQTPRVPKSDWMPFPTLIATLTKFLPSDAIESISKFHSDYRKQKVTRHEMIQRVRHIAGDELLMAIIKSYRSKVYIYTH; encoded by the exons ATGTGCAGCGAAAAAAACGACGACAATTTGGCTACAGGATCGAATCACGTTTCAGCTGAAAAGAAGGGCAAAAAATTGACGCTCTTTGAAGATCTTCTTCAGGATTCAGACACTGTGAATTCGAATAGTGATCTATACAACGGCGATTCTTGCCCCTCCGACTGCGAGAGCGGCGGCGAAAACGAGGTCAGAAATTCCGTCGGAAATGGCGGTGGGGAGGAGGAGATTTATGGGATAATTACGAAAAACTTTGTTTCTAGCTTGAGCAGGAGTGGATTCGATGCCGAAATTGAGGGGATTCATCGGATTGATTTCTCGAGTTTCACGAGCAGAGCAAAGCTTCAATCTTTCTGTATATATTCGAAGGCGGTTGGGATGAAGTGCAACGGCGATCCCAATGTGAAATACGCTTGGTTTGGAGGTTCCAAGAGTGAGATTAGTGCGATTCTCTCTCATGGTTTCTGCCTTCCTACGGCCAATGGGAGTCACGGGTATGGTGTTCATGTCTCCCCAGTTAATCAACCTGTTGAAAG TTTGGCATTGGCTACTGCTGATGAGGATGGCCTAATGCACATGTTGCTTTGCCGAGTGATAATGGGGAAAATGGAGGCTGTTTTGGGTGGCTCAGATCAATACAATCCGAGTAGTGAAGAGTTTGATTCCGGCGTTGATGATCTAGCCTCTCCTCGAAAATACATCGTGTGGAGTTCGCGTATGAACACTCACATCTTGCCTGAATACGTCCTCACTTTCAAAGCATCACCTAATCACAgag AAAAACAGAGGCATTTGCAGACTCCCAGAGTTCCGAAATCGGATTGGATGCCGTTCCCCACCCTCATTGCAACACTGACCAAGTTCTTGCCTAGTGATGCCATTGAATCCATTTCTAAGTTTCACAGTGATTACAGG AAGCAGAAGGTAACGAGGCACGAAATGATTCAACGTGTGAGGCATATAGCAGGGGACGAGCTTCTGATGGCCATCATAAAATCCTATAGGAGCAAGGTATACATATATACACATTAA
- the LOC121809177 gene encoding uncharacterized protein LOC121809177, translating into MQVTTAQSLSPSFSSYCKVAEIAARTVDEFSNERKNCEEHEEEFEFSMTARNSKLQSQTSAGDIFHNGEIRPVYSVFNRDFSLGLVTIQKKIGIKNSVRDSVSPKIRLPLRKLFLEERETTIAKSSSSSEEADEVDGVAAVTYCVWPPKAEEEGRCKKSSSAGCNSKRWKLKDFLHRSHSHGSDKDFVDLQENENKSAGTGGRVEEKHNSCLAQGHDLAGLFGDVNALRRNLESF; encoded by the coding sequence ATGCAGGTGACCACCGCACAATCGCTCTCCCCCAGCTTCAGCAGCTACTGCAAAGTCGCCGAAATCGCAGCTCGAACAGTCGATGAATTTTCCAACGAGAGGAAAAATTGCGAAGAACATGAGGAAGAATTCGAGTTCTCGATGACGGCAAGAAATTCAAAATTGCAGTCGCAGACTTCCGCCGGCGACATTTTCCACAACGGTGAGATCCGCCCGGTCTACTCTGTCTTCAATCGAGATTTTTCACTCGGACTCGTCACAATTCAGAAAAAAATCGGAATTAAAAATAGCGTCCGCGATTCGGTTTCTCCGAAAATCCGGCTTCCGCTGAGGAAGCTGTTTCTAGAGGAAAGGGAAACGACGATTGCGAAGTCGTCGAGCTCGTCGGAGGAGGCGGACGAGGTCGACGGCGTAGCGGCAGTGACCTACTGCGTTTGGCCGCCGAAGGCGGAGGAAGAAGGGCGGTGCAAGAAGAGTAGCTCGGCCGGGTGCAATTCGAAGAGATGGAAGTTGAAAGATTTTCTGCACAGGAGCCACAGCCATGGAAGTGACAAGGATTTCGTCGATTTGCaggaaaatgaaaacaaatcTGCAGGTACTGGCGGGAGAGTGGAAGAGAAGCACAATTCGTGCCTGGCTCAGGGACATGATTTGGCGGGGCTCTTCGGTGATGTAAATGCGTTGAGAAGAAATTTGGAGTCATTTTGA
- the LOC121809368 gene encoding protein KINESIN LIGHT CHAIN-RELATED 3-like: MPGIVMDEIHEDGNHGIVNEDGDSNSCKDNSAVNNTPPAGQTPETPHNGDGRENAEGGAETSIDQLYENVCEMQSSNQSPSRHSFGSDGDESRIDSELRHLVGGEMREVEIIEEDEELQRPDDGDSGSKKGGSVENSQSVDAATPTAQSNKASNLQLESEFSGISSSSPKSKSPAKPPIDRRSEKSSKKTSPGGLLKKHRNSAAGSVKLQKGAEDQYEAGLENPDLGPFLLKQARDLMSSGDNARRALDLAQRAAKSFEKCADGKPSLDVVMCLHVTAAIHCSLGQYGDAVPVLEHSIEIPVVEEGQDHALAKFAGYMQLGDTYAMLGQLENSISCYTSGLEVQKEVLGENDTRVGETCRYLAEAHTQAMQFDEAQRLCQMALDIHRENGAPASLEEAADRRLMGMICESKGDHEVALEHLVLASMAMVANGQESEVAAVDCSIGDTYLSLNRYDEAIFAYQKALTSLKASKGENHPVIASVFVRLADLYNKTGKFRDSRSYCENALRIYEKPIPGIAPEEIASGLTDISAIYESMEELEQALKLLQKALKMYNDAPGQQNTIAGIEAQMGVLYYMLGNYSDSYSSFKNATTKLRASGEKKSAFFGIALNQMGLACVQRYAINEAVQLFEEARGILEQEYGPYHPDTLGVYSNLAGTYDAVGRLDDAIEILEFIVGIREEKLGTAHPDVEDEKKRLAELLKEAGRVRNRKNRSLETLLDTSQNTKDTSSNGGIKV, translated from the exons atGCCCGGAATTGTGATGGATGAGATTCATGAAGATGGGAATCATGGGATAGTGAATGAGGATGGAGATTCTAATTCTTGTAAAGACAATTCAGCTGTGAATAACACACCTCCCGCCGGCCAGACCCCAGAAACTCCTCACAATGGGGATGGCCGCGAAAATGCGGAAGGGGGTGCTGAGACCTCCATTGACCAGCTCTATGAAAATGTGTGTGAGATGCAGAGTTCTAATCAATCACCATCTAGGCATAGTTTTGGATCTGATGGTGATGAGTCACGGATTGATTCTGAGCTGCGGCATCTTGTGGGAGGAGAGATGAGGGAGGTGGAGATAATTGAAGAGGATGAAGAGCTGCAGAGGCCGGATGATGGCGATTCTGGTTCGAAGAAAGGTGGTTCAGTGGAGAATTCTCAATCTGTGGATGCAGCCACGCCTACTGCACAGTCAAACAAAGCTTCTAACTTGCAGTTAGAATCTGAATTTTCTGGAATATCAAGTTCAAGTCCAAAGAGCAAGAGTCCAGCAAAGCCGCCTATTGATAGGCGTAGTGAGAAGAGCTCTAAGAAAACGTCTCCGGGTGGTTTGTTGAAGAAACACAGAAACTCTGCTGCTGGGAGTGTGAAGCTGCAGAAAGGAGCTGAGGATCAATATGAGGCAGGATTGGAAAATCCTGATCTTGGGCCGTTTCTTCTGAAGCAAGCTAGGGATTTGATGTCGTCTGGGGATAATGCTCGGAGGGCTCTTGATTTAGCTCAGCGGGCTGCTAAGTCATTTGAGAAGTGTGCTGATGGGAAGCCAAGTTTGGATGTGGTCATGTGTTTACATGTAACTGCAGCCATACACTGTAGCTTGGGCCAGTATGGGGATGCTGTTCCGGTGTTGGAGCATTCGATTGAGATTCCTGTGGTTGAGGAAGGGCAAGATCATGCTCTTGCTAAATTTGCTGGTTATATGCAGTTGGGAGATACTTATGCTATGTTGGGCCAGCTCGAGAATTCAATTTCATGTTATACGAGTGGTTTGGAAGTTCAAAAGGAAGTTCTTGGAGAGAATGATACTAGAGTCGGCGAGACTTGTCGGTATTTAGCTGAAGCCCACACTCAAGCAATGCAATTTGACGAAGCTCAAAGGCTTTGTCAAATGGCACTAGACATACATAGAGAGAACGGAGCACCTGCTTCTCTTGAGGAGGCTGCAGACAGGAGATTGATGGGGATGATCTGTGAATCGAAGGGAGACCATGAAGTTGCTCTCGAGCATCTTGTTTTGGCAAGCATGGCTATGGTGGCTAATGGACAGGAATCAGAAGTGGCTGCTGTTGATTGTAGCATTGGGGATACCTATCTCTCTCTAAACAGATATGATGAGGCAATTTTTGCTTATCAGAAAGCACTTACGTCTCTCAAGGCTTCTAAAGGGGAAAACCATCCGGTCATTGCTTCTGTTTTTGTTCGTCTAGCTGACTTATATAACAAGACAGGAAAGTTTAGGGACTCGAGATCCTACTGTGAGAATGCCCTCCGGATCTATGAAAAGCCCATCCCTGGGATTGCTCCTGAGGAAATTGCTAGTGGCCTCACTGATATCTCAGCCATTTATGAATCGATGGAGGAGCTTGAGCAGGCGCTGAAGTTGCTACAAAAGGCTCTTAAGATGTATAACGATGCTCCAGGTCAGCAGAACACAATTGCTGGCATTGAAGCTCAGATGGGAGTTTTGTACTATATGTTGGGAAACTATTCTGATTCTTACTCCTCATTTAAAAACGCAACAACAAAGCTTCGTGCTAGTGGGGAGAAGAAATCAGCTTTCTTCGGCATTGCGTTGAACCAGATGGGATTAGCTTGTGTGCAGCGCTATGCAATAAACGAGGCTGTTCAATTGTTTGAAGAAGCAAGGGGCATTCTAGAGCAAGAATATGGACCATACCATCCCGATACGCTTGGAGTTTACAGTAACCTTGCTGGAACCTATGATGCTGTTGGAAG GTTGGATGATGCAATAGAGATTCTCGAATTTATAGTGGGAATAAGGGAGGAAAAGCTCGGGACAGCACATCCAGACGTTGAGGATGAGAAGAAGAGACTGGCTGAGCTACTAAAGGAGGCAGGCAGGGTCCGGAACAGGAAAAACCGGTCACTGGAAACTCTCCTTGATACGAGCCAAAACACGAAGGATACGAGCAGCAATGGTGGCATTAAGGTGTGA